In the genome of Calothrix sp. PCC 6303, the window GCACCCGATTCCTCAGCTAGGATTGCATGTTCCGGAAGATGACGCTGAAAATGATCCAGAATTACAGCTTCGGCAGCTTTATCAGCAATCGTGACTAAATCACCAGGACGATCCTTTTGAGCGATCGCATTTTCAACTTTACCCAAGTAACTCTGTAATATCTCACCTCCAGCTAAAGCTGCTGCTGTGGCAATATCCAGAAAATTTTGTAGATCGCTCATTATATTCTGACCAAGTGTGATGGTTCATCACAGGAATTATGCCATGGGTGAGCTGTACAAATGCGATATGTAGGCTCTTTTATTTCCCATCTGTTGCCACTGTTAACACTTGGGGTGGTGTTGCATCTGGGGGATAAATCAAATCCACTTCTACAAATTTTTTCCCTCCTGCTGGCAAATTAAAGTTAGCTAGGGGTTCCCCTGACTGCCCGCGTTTTTGAGCTAAATGTATATATTTAGACTTTAATTTCCCCTTTTGATCACGATAAGCAATTCTAACTGTCCCTCTAAAAAATGTTGATTTGACTGGATTAGCAAGAAAACGCAGTCCTGCTTGGGTCAACTTATCTTCTTTAATGGGCGTTTGAATCGATACACTTACCTGTTGGGACTGCGATGTATCATTATATAGTGGTAATTTGAGATTATACTCAACTCCATAATTACCATGTGCCAAATACGCTGTATCCGGGTAACGGGCAAGCATTGGCGCACTCTGAACTTGATTGGTTCCCAATGTCCCCCCATGTAAGGTACTGATGCCATAGGAATAACTCTGACCTGCTTGGGGAATTGTTAGATATTTAACTTTATTGCTATCAGTGATGAAGCTTCGCCACCGTGAACCCTGAGCAACACCAGCTACACGTCCGTAAATTCTCGGGCTGTTTTGTTCTATTGGGGTGGGGATTTTGTCTCGTGGAGCGGATAAATCGCCATTTTCCAAGATATCTTCCCACTCAGCGACAGTAGGAGGACGCTCACTACCATCCCCGTTTATTGGTGCCATCATTGCCAAACTAGCAGCGTAAACTTTTCCACTGCTTTGAAGACGTACATAACTAGAGCGTCCATTCAAAGGTGGTGTTAGTCCTTGAACCGGGATAGGAGTATTTAACAACATTTGGCTTTGTCCCGGTGGAATCACGATTTGTCGAGGAAAAATAGCCTGTCGTTGCCGACGGAGAATTTCATTCATCACCCGACTGCCAGGACCAGCATAAACATTACCTTGGGGATTGGCAGCAAAGCTAGGAAGCTCAATAAAAGGTGCATCTGGTTGACTCAAATAAGTAGCAGCTTGGAGAACCTTAACTGTGATGGGGGTTTTACCAGGGTTGTGGAGGAGTACACCCAAATAAAGGGATTTGAGATCTTCGGGTGTGGGTGCAGCAAAAACATGGTGAGTAAACACATCAAATCTGCCACGAAAACCAAAGTTGAGGTGTGCATTGGGGTTTTTCTTGCCTCCACTGGGGAAAGTGGAGAGTAATATCCCTGGTGTGACGACTTTTTCAGGACTGTTGCTATTGAAAACAGGAACACTATCGAGTTTTCCTGGTAGGGGACGCACCTCTTGAGTTTGAATGATTTCTGCGGTTTGAGCAATTACTAAAGCGAGTAAGAACGGTGACATACACTTACATATTTCGCGGCATATTTATTTGATCAGCAAGACGGGGAAAGTTCATGAAAGTGCCATTCGGCGAATAACTAATAGAAAATCTTCGAGGATACCGGGGAGATTTGCCTCTGTCAAAATAGGAACGTGAACAAAAATACAGCGGCTATTTATTTGACTTCGCAGTAGGTAATTTAATACAGAATAATAAAGACCTTCACAAACAAATTTTCCACAGTCATGACTAATTTCAATTGTGGCGGAATCTGGCACTAATTTTTGCAAATCTAAAATTGGATACAAAATTATTTCTGGTTCATCCAGGCATACAACAGAACTACTACGTGCATTAGCTTCTAAACTTAACTTACTTCGAGTGGCTGCCATCCCACAGCAAAGGATATATTCTGGGTGTAATTTAGCTATTTTGGCTATCACTTCATGGCTAGCTTGGGGAATGTCTACTGGTAATTTTCGCAAAAAATGTAGATCATAGGGAAAAAAGTTCAGTTCACTTACTGCTTTTAATAGATCATCTGAAGAATTTGATTTCTGATTTTGTAGCCAAGTGTCAAAAGAAGTTAATAAAAACCTTTTCGTCATAAGAAATATTAATTACAATATAGAAAAGTTTCCATAATAAATTTAATTATAGGGAGCACGTCAATGGCAATAATTGCGGTCGTAGATTACGACATGGGAAATTTACACTCAGTCTGTAAAGGACTGGAAAAAGCTGGGGCAACTCCTAAAGTTACCGATTCTCCAAGGATAATAGAACAGGCTGACGCGGTTGTTCTACCTGGTGTTGGTTCATTTGACCCGGCAGTTCGGCATTTGCGATCGCGTTCTTTAGAACAACCCATAAAAAACGCGATCGCATCTGGCAAACCCTTTTTAGGGGTCTGTTTAGGTTTACAAATTCTCTTCGAGTCATCTGAGGAAGGAACTGAACCTGGACTAGGAATTATTAAAGGAAAAGTTAAAAGGTTTCGTCCCGAACCTGGCATTACTGTTCCTCACATGGGTTGGAATCAATTGGAATTGCATCAGCCAAAAAGTTCACTGTGGGAACATTTACCCCCACAACCTTGGGTTTATTTCGTTCACTCTTACTATGTTGAACCGACAGATTTAGATATTCGAGCAGCAACTGTCACCCATGGTAGTCAAAACATTACCGCTGCAATTGCTCGTGATAATCTCATGGCTGTTCAATTCCATCCTGAAAAATCCTCAAATATTGGATTGCAAATTCTCTCTAATTTTGTCTCTCAAGTATGGACAGAAGTTGCAGCATGAACAAAGATTTGATTTTAGATTAAGTTTTTTGTAGTTTATTTTGTACACAGCTAACATAACCCATCCAAATTTGGGAATAGTGGTAGGTTGAAAATGGGAAAAACATGAGTTATTTCATCTGAAGATTGTCTAACTCGTTTTGTTGTACATATCCCCTCATGGCTTCTTTGATAAAATTAAAGTCTTTGAGTTTAAACAACACCAACATAATCTAGAATCTCAAACCAAAACTGGCTGCATGAGTGTGAGAATATATGGCAATCGTTTAATTAAAACTTTACCAGGGCAAGAAACCCGACCAACTAGCGCACGGGTTAGAGAGGCATTGTTTAATATTTGGCAGGGTGAAATATCGGGGTGTCGCTGGCTCGATATCTGTACTGGTAGTGGTTCAATGGGTGCGGAGGCATTGTGTAGAGGAGCCAGTTTAGTTGTTGGCATTGAGCAATCAGGTCGAGCCTGTGAGATAATTCGCCAAAACTGGCAACAAGTTATCAACGATGGGCAAAAACTGCAAGTTATACGGGGTGATGTGTTGCAGCATCTGCCAAAACTTGG includes:
- the rsmD gene encoding 16S rRNA (guanine(966)-N(2))-methyltransferase RsmD gives rise to the protein MSVRIYGNRLIKTLPGQETRPTSARVREALFNIWQGEISGCRWLDICTGSGSMGAEALCRGASLVVGIEQSGRACEIIRQNWQQVINDGQKLQVIRGDVLQHLPKLGGQQFERIYFDPPYASNLYEQVLNAIALHQLLHPDGEIAVEHNPSSWEALNMDTWEICREKTYGNTALTFYRPTHN
- the hisH gene encoding imidazole glycerol phosphate synthase subunit HisH produces the protein MAIIAVVDYDMGNLHSVCKGLEKAGATPKVTDSPRIIEQADAVVLPGVGSFDPAVRHLRSRSLEQPIKNAIASGKPFLGVCLGLQILFESSEEGTEPGLGIIKGKVKRFRPEPGITVPHMGWNQLELHQPKSSLWEHLPPQPWVYFVHSYYVEPTDLDIRAATVTHGSQNITAAIARDNLMAVQFHPEKSSNIGLQILSNFVSQVWTEVAA
- a CDS encoding DUF3370 domain-containing protein, whose protein sequence is MSPFLLALVIAQTAEIIQTQEVRPLPGKLDSVPVFNSNSPEKVVTPGILLSTFPSGGKKNPNAHLNFGFRGRFDVFTHHVFAAPTPEDLKSLYLGVLLHNPGKTPITVKVLQAATYLSQPDAPFIELPSFAANPQGNVYAGPGSRVMNEILRRQRQAIFPRQIVIPPGQSQMLLNTPIPVQGLTPPLNGRSSYVRLQSSGKVYAASLAMMAPINGDGSERPPTVAEWEDILENGDLSAPRDKIPTPIEQNSPRIYGRVAGVAQGSRWRSFITDSNKVKYLTIPQAGQSYSYGISTLHGGTLGTNQVQSAPMLARYPDTAYLAHGNYGVEYNLKLPLYNDTSQSQQVSVSIQTPIKEDKLTQAGLRFLANPVKSTFFRGTVRIAYRDQKGKLKSKYIHLAQKRGQSGEPLANFNLPAGGKKFVEVDLIYPPDATPPQVLTVATDGK